The genomic DNA CCTATTGGACGAATGCACCGGACGCGACATCTGGCCGGTCGAGCACTGCCGAACACGCGGCGTTCCCGAAGACTGGATCGATGAACTAGCCGACGCCTTGGAATCGAGCTTCCGCGCCGATCGCGACACGATCTACGTCGACGGTTCGCCAACAAACCAGTTCCACGGCGTCCGCGACGTCGACCTCGCGATCCGCTTGGGAAAAGAACTCGGAATCGACGTCCACCGTGCGACATCGCTCGCCATCTCGCGGCCCGGTATCGTCCAGGCGATCAAAGAAGCTGTCGAAGAGGGGTAAGCGACCGTGGCCGGTCACTCGCTGCGGATCCGCTCGCTTTGGGAATTCCTGCTACGCAGAACGCGTCTCAGGACGCCGCGGAGAACTTCTCCAACTCTCGCAATCACAACACACACCACAGGGTCCGCAACTGGTAAGATGGACGGTTCTTATCGTCCCTTTTCTCTGCAGGAGCCTTCTTATGTTCCGGTTCTTCATTCTGTCATGGTTCATTTTGATCAGCCTGCCGGTCAGCGCCACTCCCGGCAACCGCGATCTCGACGCCAGCTTGAGCGCACACGGTTTAAATCCCGACAGCAAAACGCTGGTCGCCAAATGCGAATCGCTTTGGAAGTCGCATGTCGACGACATGCACAAGGTCAATGCAGCGCGGCTTGCAAACAAAATCGACGACGTATCGCATCAGATCATCGCGAAGCTTTGTTTCGCTGGTCGAGACATTCGGTTCTATGCGGACGAACTGATCGACATGGGAGAACCGGCCGGATTGGAGCTTCGCCTGCGCGGCGATGCTTTATGGAACGAAGCCCATCGCGCATCGCTCGCCTATCTGCCGACCGAGCGAGGCAAAAAGTTGACGATGGCGGCGATGAAGGCGTTGACCAAAGGACAACCTGGGCGACAACGCGAAGTACAAAAGATCAGCGATCAGGTATCCAAAGGAAACTTGGATGCTGCCGCCAACGCATTCCAAGCCGCCGAGGAGGATTTATGGAAGGAGATGCTATGGATCCACCACACCCAGCGTCCTCCGTTTCATAAGTCCTTCCAAGAACTGCAGCAAACGTTTTGGAATGCTTGGCGATCGGAACGCAAAGCTGCCAATGCGGAGAATCTTAAAAAGATCCTCGCCAGTCAGACTCCCGACTTGGCGGCCGTCAGCGGACAGCTGACCGAAGCGATCGCGTCGATCGGGCAGACCGGCAGTTGCCAAATCGATGGAAGCTCGGCAACGGGGCCCGAGGCCTTCCGACACTTCTTCGAAAAATGGCAAACCGCGCACGTCGGCCTGATCCGCTGCCAAGGAATCTATTGGGCGTTGCAGACGATCGGCGCCGCACCTAATCAAGGCCACGGCCCTTGGAGCGAAACCGCGGCGGAATGGAATACCAAGATGTTGGCGATGCTGCCCGAATTGATCGTCGCCAATGCGAGCCACGCCACCGGGAATACGGCCGCCGGACTCTACATGCAATTCCTGCAGACGATCGCTCCGCTGGCGCGGCGTACTCCGTCGTCGCAGCTAGCCGCCGCGGTCGAGCCCCCGTTGGCTCAATTGCTCAGTTCGACGCCCCAAGCCGCTGCGTTGGTCGACCGTTATCAGCGTGCTACCAACGATATGTTGACGTGGCGAGCGAGATTGGCCGCTGCTCAAGCGAAGCAACGAAACGAAAGCTTCCCGAGCTTGGCGAGCCAATTTGCCAAAGCGAACCAAAGTTTTGATTCCTACCTAGGGCTTTTCGAGAAACCAGGGAACCAAGCGATCACGCCGACGCTGCGAATCGTATCGCCCGAACTACTCACGGTTCCCGTCGAGAAGCTGCTCGAAACGCAAGTCCGCGCCGACGATCTGACTCGCATTCCAGGAGGCGGTCGTTTCAGCCTTTCCGCCTATCGTGACCGCGTCTTCGCAAACGTCCCGGCAACTATCGATCTAGCCGCTCCGTTGGCTGACTTGCAATCCGATCTGTTGGTTTCCGATACCCAACCGCCGCTGTCGCTACGCGCTGCGATGGCATTGGAATCCGCAAAACAAATTGACATGCGAGCAATCGGCGGTACGATCAAGAACCTCTACTTGGAATCGGTGATCGTTCGCTTCGCTTCCCTGCCCACCGCCGCCGCAGTCCTGTTCCCCTTGTCGGGTCTTCCCAGCGATGGTGAATCGCAACAGCGGCCGCTTGGAATGGATCAGATGATGATGCGTTTCGACGTCATGCCAAGTTGGGTCTGGCACGACTATTTTGTTGCCGATATCGGCAATTAGACTGGCGTGTACGTCCCACAATCCCACCTCCCAACCTCGCCCCACGGAACCCCGCGATGCTGCTGCACCCTCGCCTGCTGATCCCCTGCCTGCTTAGTTTCGCCACCATCACCGCGACGCTTGCTGTCGCGGAATATCCCGGTCGCGGACCGATCGATGCCTACTTAACTGAGCGGACCGAGGCGGTGGAATCGCGCTGCCTGACCGAACCGCTGACCGCGGAACAGTGGCAAGCCAATCGGCCGGAACTGGAACTGCAACTGCGAGACATGTTGGGACTGAATCCTTGGCCCGAGCGGACCGATCTGAAACCTACGATCGTCGATCGCAAGCAATACGACGGCTACATCGTCGAGCGGATTCATTTTCAGTCGCGACCGGGGCTCTACGTCAGCGCGAACCTCTATCTGCCAACCGTTGGCGAAGGTCCGTTCCCAACCATTTTGTATGTCTGTGGACATGCAAGAGTCAAAGAGAACGGTGTCAGCTATGGCAACAAAGTCGGATACCATCACCACGGCATTTGGTTCGCACGGCAGGGTTATGTCTGCATGATGATCGACACGATTCAATTGGGCGAGATCGAAGGGATCCATCATGGCACCTATTCCAAAGGGATGTGGTGGTGGGCGTCGCGCGGCTACACGCCCGCCGGCGTCGAAGCGTGGAACTCGATGCGAGCTCTCGATTATCTGGAAACCCGCCCCGAAGTCGACGCCAAGCGTTTTGGAATAACCGGGCGTAGTGGCGGCGGTTCCTATTCGTGGTGGACCGCGGCGTTGGACCAACGAATCGTAGCGGCGGTGCCAGTGGCTGGTATCACCGACATGCGAAACCATGTCATCGACGGCTGCATCGAAGGCCATTGCGACTGTATGTTTATGGTCAACCGTTTCGGCTGGGACTTTGCGACAGTCGCTGCGATGATCGCGCCGCGAGCGTTACTGATCGCCAACTCGCATCGCGACAGGATCTTCCCGCTCGACGGAGTGATCCGCGTCTACGACAAAACGACAAAGGTCTACGACGCATTGGACGCTCGCGACAACCTCGCGATCCACATCACCGAGGGCCCGCACAAAGATACGCAAGCGTTGCGAGTCGGTGCGTTTGCTTGGTTTGAAAAGCATCTGAAGAATTCGACCGACGAGATCGAAGAGGTGGCTCGGAAGGCGCTGAAACCGCAACAACTGCAGGTCTATGGCGATGGGATCCCCAGCGACCAACAGGTGACTAACGTCCAGGAATGGTTTGTTCCGCTGGCGGCATCGATCGATCTGCCGACCGATAAAGCCGCTTGGTCGGATCTCCGAAATCAATTGTTGGCCCGCATCGACGACGTTCCCGGTGCGACGAAAAATGTCGAGGGCTTTGCACTGCAAGCTGTCGAGGAAACGAAGCAGCAAGCGATCGACGGGGTTCAGTTCCAGAACCTGGAAATCGAATCGGATTCACCCTTAAAGAGTTTTGTCATCGCGGCGATTCCGTCGACCGACAAACCGCTCGATGGCATTAAGATCTGCGTCGGATCGCCCGACCAAGAGAACGTCAGCTTCATCCTCGATGGCAAAACGGTCCAATACAACACCAAAGAGGATGCTCTCATCGATCCTCAAGCCATTGCCAAACAGGTCGCTTCCAAAAACGAAGCCGTTCTCTTTTTGATGCCTCAGGGAACGGGTAAATCGCGCTGGATGGAAACGGAGAAAGAGACGACTCATCTGCGACGCCGGTTGCACTTGGTCGGCCAATCGTTGGATGGGATTCGCGTCTCCGAAATTCGTGGCCTCGTCAAATTGCTCGCCGCAAAAACGGAGGGGCTTCCGACTGCGGGATCGCTCGACGTCGAAGCCGCCGGATCCGAAGCATGCATGGCGATGCTTGCGACTTTGGGCGGGGAAGACGTTTCGCTGACGCTCCATCAGTTGCCGGAGAGCTTGTCCGACGGCCCGATCCTGTTGGGACTGACCAAAGCGATCGACTTGACTCAGCTGTTAGCTTTGGCTGCCGCGGACCATGAGATCACTGTCGATGCATCCGACAGCCAACCGATCCAACGCGTGAAGGCCGTCGCAAAACCGTTGGGTTGGGAAATCGCTAGCGAATAGATCGGCCCGCGGTCGTTCGTTGCCAGGCGGCGCGAACGATTTATGCAAAGTGGTAACGAAAGTCCGAACCGCTGAACGATCGTCGATGTCTTGAACACGGATCGCAGCGGTGCCCGGGTGGGCGGCGGCGATCCAGGTCCGCCGCAGGCATCTGCGGCGACAGATCGAGATTGCTTCGTTCCATTTGCGTGACGGTTGATTTATGAAAGCGGCTTGCCAAAGCGGCAACGACACCACGGTTGCAGCTCGCGTTGCGGGAGAGGACATCCGCTGTGGCGACTTTGTTACCGTGCTCAATGAGCTGGTCGAGCTGCCTTCGTACCTGTGGTCCTGTTCCTCGCTTTCGCTTCCCCCGGAAGATCCGATTCGGTTTCGCTACATCCCACACGACACGGGGACACCGATGAAGGTGGTTGGCGTCTGCCTGCCGTTTGTCTACGTCGAAAGCGACCGTGGAGCGGTATCGACGCTCGATACTCGGCTGAAACAGATCGTTCGGCTCGATCACAAATGCGCTCGCAAGGTCTGGAAGCGACTGCAAGCGAAGCCCAAACGAAAGAAGCGGTAAGCCTTTCTTGCGCCAGCAATCCTGCCGCATATTGTCTCGCCGGCCGTAATTGCGATCCCACGTCGCTCGACTGACGATCGAATCGGGCTGGAAGACAGAGCTACCTTTGGTGTACTATCCACTGGAAGTGTATTGGCACTTTGAGCCACGCATTGGAAACGCCCCCGGTTCGGCAGCGACCTACCAACGTGGCGAAGACGAAAGGTGATAGCAAATGGATGTGCGATTCTTAACTTGGGTGAGCCTCAGCGTTGCCCTCCTGCCAGCGATTACGTTCGCTCAACCCTACGACGTAGCCGTCCGACCGATATCGGTGCTGCGCCCGGGGACCATCGTCGACCAAGGACCGCCCGAAGGTTGGACTCATCTGATCGTGAAGAGCTTCCCCAAGGTAGCCAGCGGCGATGTCGACAAGATTCCCGAGCGCGATTCACAACTGGCCAGCCTGATGTTCACCGCCCTCGCCGCCCGCACTCAACAGCTGCCCGACGGATCGTGGCAACTGACCGAAGTTGCCACCGGCGCGGGAACCTCCGTTCGCGGACGCGACATGATCGTCAGCTCCGATACCCAGCAACAACTGGGCGCCGACCTCGGTTTCTTCGCGCGGATGGTGCTGAAAGAATTTGACGCAAAACAGACGCAGGTCCAATACAAGGCAATCAGCCGACACTTCTTCATCGTCGACACGATCGGCGCCTTCCGTTGGGAGAACCAAAACCGGCTGCTGCCGCTGCGATACGCGTTGGTTTTGAACCCGCAGACCGGGCATCTCGATACGTTCTGCTGGTTGATGGACGCCGATTCGAGTGGCGTTAGCACGACGGCGGTCGGCAGCATCCACTGGCTCCCCCAATCGCTGGTCTTTGCTCCCCAGTTGCACGTCGACTACAGCAAATACAATTTTCTGGGGATCCCGTCGGACACGGCGTTTTGTTCTACCAACATCCCTCCCGGGCAGGTTACGATGAACATTCCAGCCGACGCGACGCGGGTCTTGGCCCAGCCAAAACTCTCGGCCCAAGATGCGGCGTCGCTGCACGGATGGTTCAACCAAATCTCGACTTCGATGCGGCCGCACTACGATCGGGCTGCCCTCTCAAAAACCACAACGACTCAACGATGATCACCCTCCGCTCGATTCGCCTTCACACCCGCTGCACCCTCTTCGCGGCGATTCTAGCCGTCCCCACGCTCGCTTTTTCCGAATCGCCGAATTCGCCAGATGCCAAGCTTCCGCTGGCGATCCTCAACTCGCCGGTCACCAACGTGAACGGCCAATCGCAGCCCTGGCCCGAAGTCGTCATGAAAGACGGCATGGACGCCGAACAGCAGCGAGCGGTCATCGCCAGCCTGGGGCGTCGCTTCGACGACTTTACCAAAGCGGGAGTCAATTCGCCGATCGATATCCCACGCTCGATCAAGAAGACCGTCGATGGAGGCGTGTTTCGCGTCTACAGCTACTTCTTCACCGTTCACGCAACGCTCGACATTTTGAACGATGAGAACCTGCTGACGAAGCTGTTCGCCGACAACAAGCAGGGCAACGGCGAAGGAGCGGATCTTGGTGTGGTCGGCGACGACAAATACAGTTACGCCCACGAGCCGGAATTGCTGAAACGGATCAGCCTGACGATGGTTCTGCGCAGCAACGATTCCAAATCCGACGCCTCGGTTTACGCCGGGTCGATCGTCGTTGCCAACGATCCCGAAAACAAGCATCAAAGCAGCTGGGCTCCGTTGGATAGTCCCGATGACAAACAACCCTATTTGGGAATGGGGATCTTCACCAAAGCGACGCCGCTGGTCGAACTTCCCAACGTCCTGTTCTTCGAAGCCCACATGGTCTTCTACGAGCCCAAAGGCTGGTTTCGCGGCAAAAACCTGCTGGGAGCCAAGTTGCCGATCATGATCCAAGACCAAGTTCGATCGCTGCGTCGCGAAGTCGGCAAGTAGTGCAAAACGGGAGCGTGCGGGGAAACCATCGGTCCTCTTACGCGGTTCCCTGTTGTCAATCGACCTTCAGTTTCCCTTCGCGCTCAGCCAAACCGATCTCGGTCGCGGCTAACATCGCCATCGCCCCACCGCGGGCGTCGCGGCCGCGAATCGCAGTTCGATCGTAATAGGCATGAAGACTCTTTTGTTTGCCAGTTCCTGTGCAAACATCGATCAGTTCACCGTTGCTACCGATCCGCGACTGAATCGCTGGCCAGGCGCGTTTCACGACGGGAGCAAACGTGGCGGAATCGAGCCAGCCCCGACGCAGGCCACGAGCGATCGCCATCGTCGTCATGCAGGTCACAGTGAACTCGGGATAGCTCTCGGGGCGATCGACTACTTGGTGCCACATCCCAGTCAAACCCTGATGTTTGATCATCGCAGCCAGATGCGCCCGATAAGCCGCAAGCATCTCATCGCGGATCGGTCCGTCCTGTTCGATCGACGACAGCGACAACGCTAGGCCTAAGGCGGGGAAACCGTTGCCGCGTCCCCACGCTGTCGCGCCGGGATCCAACGGCGAGTGGCGATGCAAACCGTCGTCGCGAAGGTTCAGCCTTAGCATAAAACGCAAATGTCGGATCGCCATCTGGTCGTAACGCGTATCGTTGGTCAACCGTCCCGCGGCGACAAGGATCGGTGTTCCCATAAAGACTGCATCGCTCATCTCACTGTGCGTCGGCATCGCATCGAGCATCTCGCCATTGGCGTCGAAGCCACGATCGGCCACCGCACGAACGAGGTCGATATAGCCTGGCTTGTCACTGCGCGTCGCGAGTTCGGCGAACAATAGATGACCTGCGAAGACGCCGCCGCTGGCGTTTGCGGGCAACGCGGGCTTAGTTCCGTTAAGATAGGGTTCAGCCATGCGTTCGATTGCCGCAAGCTCTGCAGGATCACCGGTCATGTCCGCCCGCTGCAGGCGACCGATCAGAGCCAAGGCTTGTTGGTAATTCACCGAATCGAGAGCCTTGCCATAATGTCGACTCAGCTGGTCGGCGACCTGCAACGGCGTCCGCTTTTGCCGACGCAACAATTCCTCCTTTGCCGACTCCTGCACCGCAGGGATCGATTGCTTCAAAGCGCTGTCGATGAGATCGACCAAAGCAACCCCAGGCGGCACATTGCATTCGATTGCCGCAACCGCACCGATGCCCGCAACGGATCGGCTGCGAAGCCCACCGGCGAAAGAAGTCTCTTCGGGCTGCAGATCCCAGCGCAGCTCGTCCCCAGGCTTAACGACCACGACGACGTCGGGCGCCAGCAATCCAACCGAACGCCACAGGTACTGCGTGGCAATGCTTTCGCCGGAATAGGCCTTCGCGTCGATCGGGTTTGGCAACGCCGACGTCTTTTCATCCGCGAGCCCATCGGGGGCGGAGACCAACCAGATCGCACACGAACGCTGCTTCAGCGCCGCGGCAAATCCAGCGGTTGCAGCTTGTTCGAAATAGCCGGCCGACAGGCTCGGATGAGCAACTACCAGTATG from Rosistilla oblonga includes the following:
- a CDS encoding alpha/beta hydrolase family protein translates to MLLHPRLLIPCLLSFATITATLAVAEYPGRGPIDAYLTERTEAVESRCLTEPLTAEQWQANRPELELQLRDMLGLNPWPERTDLKPTIVDRKQYDGYIVERIHFQSRPGLYVSANLYLPTVGEGPFPTILYVCGHARVKENGVSYGNKVGYHHHGIWFARQGYVCMMIDTIQLGEIEGIHHGTYSKGMWWWASRGYTPAGVEAWNSMRALDYLETRPEVDAKRFGITGRSGGGSYSWWTAALDQRIVAAVPVAGITDMRNHVIDGCIEGHCDCMFMVNRFGWDFATVAAMIAPRALLIANSHRDRIFPLDGVIRVYDKTTKVYDALDARDNLAIHITEGPHKDTQALRVGAFAWFEKHLKNSTDEIEEVARKALKPQQLQVYGDGIPSDQQVTNVQEWFVPLAASIDLPTDKAAWSDLRNQLLARIDDVPGATKNVEGFALQAVEETKQQAIDGVQFQNLEIESDSPLKSFVIAAIPSTDKPLDGIKICVGSPDQENVSFILDGKTVQYNTKEDALIDPQAIAKQVASKNEAVLFLMPQGTGKSRWMETEKETTHLRRRLHLVGQSLDGIRVSEIRGLVKLLAAKTEGLPTAGSLDVEAAGSEACMAMLATLGGEDVSLTLHQLPESLSDGPILLGLTKAIDLTQLLALAAADHEITVDASDSQPIQRVKAVAKPLGWEIASE
- a CDS encoding glycoside hydrolase family 88 protein, which encodes MLGARKFGLLLIYVLLSSCGLMSSSFANDAASQWRPVATPYGVAADREPLLSLRSPQFHDLTSPAKRILVVAHPSLSAGYFEQAATAGFAAALKQRSCAIWLVSAPDGLADEKTSALPNPIDAKAYSGESIATQYLWRSVGLLAPDVVVVVKPGDELRWDLQPEETSFAGGLRSRSVAGIGAVAAIECNVPPGVALVDLIDSALKQSIPAVQESAKEELLRRQKRTPLQVADQLSRHYGKALDSVNYQQALALIGRLQRADMTGDPAELAAIERMAEPYLNGTKPALPANASGGVFAGHLLFAELATRSDKPGYIDLVRAVADRGFDANGEMLDAMPTHSEMSDAVFMGTPILVAAGRLTNDTRYDQMAIRHLRFMLRLNLRDDGLHRHSPLDPGATAWGRGNGFPALGLALSLSSIEQDGPIRDEMLAAYRAHLAAMIKHQGLTGMWHQVVDRPESYPEFTVTCMTTMAIARGLRRGWLDSATFAPVVKRAWPAIQSRIGSNGELIDVCTGTGKQKSLHAYYDRTAIRGRDARGGAMAMLAATEIGLAEREGKLKVD